One Papaver somniferum cultivar HN1 chromosome 10, ASM357369v1, whole genome shotgun sequence genomic window carries:
- the LOC113317581 gene encoding PRA1 family protein F2-like encodes MATDHESVQTPILPESTGGLELLLRAKDRLRSDLATTRPWKEMIPQEGFNIPPTFNDLVSRIKINLAYFRMNYTILVLLSLFLSLLRHPVSLLVFVLMMSLWSFFYFLRDEQLVILHRNIDDRVVLVVLSVFTILVLLLTHVTLNILISVSLSVVFILIHAGLRKNEDLFVLNDNNEEED; translated from the coding sequence ATGGCGACTGACCATGAATCAGTACAAACTCCAATATTACCTGAATCAACAGGTGGTTTAGAGCTTCTCTTACGAGCAAAAGACCGACTAAGATCTGATCTAGCAACTACAAGGCCTTGGAAAGAAATGATACCACAAGAAGGTTTCAACATTCCACCTACTTTTAATGATTTGGTTTCACGAATCAAAATCAATCTAGCTTACTTTCGTATGAACTATACCATTCTCGTCTTACTAAGTCTTTTTCTAAGTTTGCTCCGGCATCCAGTTTCGTTACTAGTCTTTGTTTTGATGATGTCTTTATGGTCGTTCTTCTATTTCTTGCGCGACGAACAGTTGGTGATTCTTCACCGGAATATTGACGATCGTGTGGTTTTAGTTGTGCTGTCTGTTTTTACTATCTTAGTTTTGTTGTTAACCCATGTTACACTTAACATTCTTATTTCGGTTTCTCTTAgtgttgtttttattttgattCATGCTGGTTTAAGGAAGAATGAAGATTTGTTTGTTCTTAACGACAACAACGAAGAAGAAGACTAA